The following are from one region of the Macadamia integrifolia cultivar HAES 741 unplaced genomic scaffold, SCU_Mint_v3 scaffold2936, whole genome shotgun sequence genome:
- the LOC122067493 gene encoding uncharacterized protein LOC122067493, which produces MVSGERNSTVEEIGFLAGGRPPDRAKQRLITDFLQPRLSFGTGCTPAPAVPIVDVCNTGLSSLPKKSFSKAVGGVLPDVADLPDPIHAGNLTKIVIPQDAYEERLLRYRFALVARINFRFISLDEVRKEAVNSWKLKEKVFIKPMGLGYTLFQFEAEKDMTNIWKQSPIKIGRQFIRFQRWKPDFNIHDNSPISKLVWIRFPGLPFEYWHERILLSMAKAVGRPLDIDKRTRNASIGNFARVLVEMDSSVQRLEEIQVERRQPGTGDLFWFKQKIIYEDALGKCGFCKKLGHTIQNCKEKRITDAARKDKDDACGVVGAVWVEKSSLGAAGLEISGRNGGEPSIGKNSNSKLPTISHNCDPALYGNLDTQEGILAIELPFLEGSSSANLRNNPIADRLDDPCNRDGSVPLHGSNKPNMVNQTTETNSIPEHGILVSPGCAANPVLITGSCQLSVHSDHVINSITSSAMDNGHLTLHYPEVGAIDAAALQKEQCHGMETVSRKKEG; this is translated from the exons atggtaagtggagagagaaactcTACGGTGGAGGAGATTGGGTTTCTGGCCGGAGGCCGCCCGCCTGATCGCGCAAAGCAGAGGCTCATTACGGATTTCCTGCAGCCCCGCCTATCTTTTGGAACAGGTTGCACGCCTGCACCTGCTGTGCCTATTGTGGATGTTTGCAATACTGGCCTTTCTTCCCTCCCTAAGAAATCATTCTCTAAGGCGGTTGGAGGCGTTCTCCCTGATGTTGCCGACCTACCTGACCCTATTCATGCTGGAAATCTCACTAAAATCGTGATTCCCcaagatgcctatgaggaacGTCTTCTCCGATATCGCTTTGCTTTGGTGGCCAGAATAAAttttcggtttatttctttggatGAAGTTCGGAAGGAAGCTGTGAATTCTTGGAAACTTAAAGAGAAGGTTTTTATAAAACCTATGGGATTAGGCTACACTTTATTCCAATTTGAGGCTGAGAAAGACATGACAAACATCTGGAAACAAAGTCCTATCAAGATCGGACGGCAGTTTATTCGCTTCCAGCGGTGGAAGCCGGATTTTAATATCCATGATAACTCTCCTATTTCTAAGCTTGTCTGGATTCGTTTTCCTGGGCTCCCCTTCGAATATTGGCACGAGCGGATCCTCCTTTCCATGGCAAAAGCCGTGGGGCGCCCCCTGGACATTGATAAAAGAACACGAAATGCATCCATAGGGAACTTTGCTCGTGTCCTCGTGGAGATGGATAGTTCAGTGCAGCGGTTGGAAGAAATCCAGGTTGAACGGCGACAACCTGGAACAGGTGATCTTTTttggttcaaacaaaaaatcatatatgaaGACGCTTTGGGAAAGTGTGGTTTTTGTAAAAAACTTGGTCATACCATCCAAAACTGTAAAGAGAAACGCATCACCGATGCCGCACGCAAAGACAAGGATGATGCTTGTGGTGTTGTTGGGGCTGTTTGGGTGGAGAAGTCGTCTTTGGGGGCGGCTGGTTTGGAGATTTCCGGCAGGAATGGTGGTGAGCCCTCAATAGgaaagaattcaaattcaaaattgccAACCATCTCCCATAATTGTGATCCAGCTTTGTATGGAAACTTGGATACGCAAGAGGGGATTTTAGCTATTGAGTTACCTTTTTTAGAAGGATCTTCCTCAGCCAATTTGAGGAATAATCCAATTGCAGATCGATTGGATGACCCATGCAACAGAGATGGTTCGGTTCCTTTACACGGGTCAAACAAACCCAATATGGTGAACCAAACCACTGAGACTAACTCAATTCCAGAACATGGCATTCTGGTTTCTCCAGGTTGTGCGGCTAATCCAGTTCTGATTACTGGCTCTTGTCAACTCTCTGTCCACAGTGATCATGTGATAAATTCCATTACTTCAAGTGCTATGGATAATGGTCATCTCACCCTCCACTACCCGGAAGTTGGCGCCATTGATGCTGCTGCCCTCCAGAAGGAACAATGCCACGGCATGGAAAcagtttcaagaaaaaaag agggatGA
- the LOC122067491 gene encoding subtilisin-like protease SBT4.4, whose translation MVLKPYSRFYLIVLIMFILLMAMQVYIVYMGALSKGEEYSLTSQHLSMLEEVLEDSNKANNFVRSYQRSFNGFAAKLNEQERQKLASKEGVVSVFPSRILQLHTTRSWDFIGLSKDVKRIPKAESDVIVGVLDTGIWPESESFSDEGFGPPPKKWKGVCKGGNNFTCNNKIIGARFYSNESNSVRDTEGHGTHTASTIAGNLVSNASFYGVAQGNALGGVPSARIAAYKVCNPEGCAGSDILAAFDDAIADGVDIISVSLGGRTVIDFDSETIAIGAFHAMQNGILTSQSAGNSGPNRQTTTSVAPWILSVTASNTDRHIIDKVVLGDGKVLKGNSINSFTLNGTKHPLVYGKEVATAECDEEAARLCSKFCLDSGLVKGKILLCDQSTKGEEAQQAGALGTVMTADGYDFSFIYPLPAIQLSSQTAEQVKSYINSTKNPTANILKSEAENDSSAPTVASFSSRGPNGVTPDILKPDISAPGVDILAAFSPLRSPSNTPTDVRKAKYSILSGTSMSCPHATGAAAYVKSFHPNWSPSAIKSALMTTAWPMNATRNPDAEFAYGAGHINPVKAINPGLVYEILNDDYIKFLCNIGWDTKRVRIISGDNSSCPQGTKGTPLDLNYPSMTAYLQQQDKPFAINFTRTVKNVGSANSTYKTSVITSHSDIKISVEPSVLSFKSLNEDKSFVVTVSGSKLDPKTSMASASLEWSDGTHSVRSPIVVHSFSGASI comes from the exons ATGGTTCTTAAGCCATATTCTAGGTTCTATCTCATTGTATTGATCATGTTTATATTGTTGATGGCCATGCAGGTCTATATTGTGTACATGGGTGCACTTTCTAAAGGTGAAGAATATTCACTTACATCTCAGCACCTTAGCATGTTAGAGGAAGTTCTTGAGGATAG CAATAAAGCCAACAACTTTGTGCGAAGCTATCAAAGAAGTTTTAATGGATTTGCAGCGAAACTCAATGAACAAGAAAGACAAAAGCTTGCCA GCAAGGAAGGTGTAGTATCTGTTTTCCCTAGTAGGATTCTCCAACTTCACACAACTAGGTCCTGGGACTTCATTGGTTTGTCCAAGGATGTTAAAAGAATACCCAAGGCTGAAAGTGATGTGATTGTTGGTGTTCTTGACACTGGAATATGGCCAGAATCTGAAAGTTTTAGTGACGAAGGATTTGGCCCTCCTCCTAAGAAATGGAAAGGTGTTTGTAAAGGAGGCAATAATTTTACATGCAACAA CAAGATCATTGGTGCACGATTTTACTCTAATGAAAGTAATTCAGTGAGGGATACAGAAGGACATGGGACACATACTGCCTCCACAATTGCCGGTAACTTAGTATCTAATGCGAGCTTTTATGGAGTAGCCCAAGGGAATGCACTGGGAGGTGTACCATCAGCAAGGATTGCAGCTTACAAAGTTTGCAATCCAGAAGGTTGCGCTGGAAGTGATATCCTTGCTGCTTTTGATGATGCCATTGCGGATGGAGTAGACATCATCTCAGTTTCACTAGGAGGGAGGActgtcattgactttgattcagagACCATAGCAATCGGGGCATTTCATGCCATGCAGAATGGCATCCTCACATCACAGTCTGCTGGAAATAGTGGTCCGAATAGGCAAACAACCACAAGTGTTGCACCTTGGATACTATCTGTCACGGCAAGCAATACAGACCGCCATATCATTGATAAAGTAGTCCTAGGAGATGGAAAGGTCCTTAAG GGTAATTCCATAAATTCTTTTACTTTGAATGGAACAAAGCATCCATTGGTATATGGAAAAGAAGTAGCAACAGCAGAATGTGATGAAGAAGCGGCTCG ACTTTGTTCCAAATTCTGCTTAGATAGTGGTTTGGTGAAGGGAAAGATTTTGTTGTGTGATCAGTCAACTAAAGGAGAAGAAGCACAGCAAGCTGGTGCTCTAGGGACAGTAATGACAGCTGATGGATATgacttttcttttatatatccTTTACCTGCAATACAGTTAAGCTCCCAAACTGCAGAGCAGGTCAAGTCTTACATAAATTCCACAAA AAACCCTACAGCAAACATCTTGAAGAGTGAGGCAGAAAATGATTCATCTGCCCCAACTGTTGCTTCATTCTCTTCCCGTGGACCAAATGGGGTTACACCAGATATTCTcaag CCAGATATAAGCGCCCCAGGAGTAGATATCTTGGCTGCATTTTCACCTCTACGTTCACCGTCAAATACTCCTACTGATGTAAGGAAAGCGAAGTACAGTATATTATCTGGGACCTCCATGTCATGTCCTCATGCTACCGGTGCCGCCGCTTATGTTAAATCTTTTCATCCCAATTGGTCACCTTCTGCCATCAAATCTGCACTCATGACCACTG CTTGGCCAATGAATGCCACCAGGAACCCGGATGCTGAATTTGCTTACGGTGCTGGCCATATCAATCCAGTGAAAGCTATAAATCCTGGTCTGGTATACGAAATCCTAAATGATGACTACATCAAATTCCTCTGCAATATAGGCTGGGATACCAAGAGGGTTAGAATTATATCAGGAGACAACAGCAGTTGTCCCCAAGGCACTAAAGGAACGCCATTGGATCTCAATTATCCATCAATGACAGCTTATCTTCAACAACAAGATAAGCCTTTTGCAATTAATTTTACGAGGACAGTTAAGAATGTTGGTTCAGCAAACTCCACATACAAAACATCAGTCATCACTTCCCATTCTGACATTAAAATCAGTGTTGAGCCTAGTGTTCTCTCTTTCAAATCATTGAATGAGGATAAATCATTTGTAGTGACTGTATCTGGAAGTAAATTAGACCCAAAGACGTCTATGGCATCTGCATCACTGGAGTGGTCCGATGGCACTCATAGTGTGAGAAGTCCGATTGTTGTGCACTCATTTTCCGGTGCTTCTATATAG